In Streptomyces capitiformicae, one genomic interval encodes:
- a CDS encoding class I SAM-dependent methyltransferase: MSIQMREGYKGTGPGAITPDGCAVELYSRLPVGDEPEIIAGVAPRGARILELGSGVGRMTHPLIERGFTVTAVDESAEMLERVRGARTICSPIEGLALDEKFDVVLLASFLVHTGDPEVRRGMLATCLRHVADDGFVLIQREGEDYHTNVPRERVDPRGFTVRIASTEPIGDGVNSVFVEYFFPDGEWTQTFRTRPLTKEQFEEAMDEAGLKVDRYLTEDRIWVKAVCRWGDGGAGGVKAVPVG, encoded by the coding sequence ATGAGCATTCAGATGCGTGAGGGCTACAAGGGGACCGGACCCGGTGCGATCACCCCGGACGGCTGCGCGGTCGAGCTGTACTCGCGGCTGCCGGTGGGGGACGAGCCGGAGATCATCGCGGGCGTCGCGCCCAGGGGTGCGCGCATTCTCGAACTGGGGAGCGGGGTGGGCCGCATGACCCATCCACTGATCGAGCGGGGCTTCACCGTCACGGCCGTCGACGAGTCGGCCGAGATGCTGGAACGGGTGCGCGGCGCCCGGACGATATGCAGCCCGATCGAAGGGCTCGCCCTGGATGAGAAGTTCGACGTCGTGCTGCTCGCGTCGTTCCTCGTCCACACCGGAGACCCCGAGGTACGCCGCGGGATGCTCGCCACCTGCCTGCGGCACGTCGCGGACGACGGCTTCGTACTGATCCAGCGGGAAGGGGAGGACTACCACACCAACGTGCCACGGGAGCGGGTCGACCCCCGCGGCTTCACCGTCCGCATAGCCTCGACCGAACCGATCGGAGACGGGGTCAACTCCGTGTTCGTCGAGTACTTCTTCCCGGACGGGGAGTGGACCCAGACGTTCCGTACACGGCCGCTCACCAAGGAACAGTTCGAGGAGGCGATGGACGAGGCGGGGCTGAAGGTGGACCGATACCTGACGGAGGACCGGATCTGGGTGAAGGC
- a CDS encoding acyltransferase domain-containing protein → MLLDALRTDEKLAEWLERLEESENAAAVEARLPDADELPDALVDLAVPYEDVNDLVTLRRVLADDEEATRLLERCVGGLVRDMGKIGKGLGLPPFPLESGPLGRYFPVYVFVAALPYVRAYHHERGIPDDVSRRTMADLGRGLVLHRRRYGAGGLVAPTWFSLHFHGELFQLGRLQFQRARLGGREGVALAAAGLQLRPGDPCLDLHIPDYAGPLTPEACDRSLALAREFFALHFPEERYEAACCHSWLLDPQLKRYLPAESNIVRFQERFRISCGNREPEDHLPVRFVFGDPDLPLETLPRRTSLERAVGDHLRAGRHWYSGHGWFAW, encoded by the coding sequence GTGCTGCTGGATGCGTTGCGAACGGACGAGAAGCTCGCCGAGTGGCTGGAGCGGCTGGAGGAGAGCGAGAACGCCGCGGCGGTGGAGGCTCGGCTTCCGGACGCCGACGAGCTGCCCGATGCCCTGGTGGACCTCGCCGTGCCGTACGAGGACGTCAACGACCTGGTCACGCTGCGGCGCGTACTGGCGGACGACGAGGAGGCGACCCGGCTCCTCGAGCGGTGCGTCGGCGGCCTGGTGCGGGACATGGGGAAGATCGGCAAAGGGCTGGGACTCCCGCCCTTCCCGCTGGAATCGGGTCCGCTGGGTCGCTACTTCCCCGTGTACGTCTTCGTCGCCGCCCTGCCGTACGTACGCGCGTACCACCACGAGCGCGGGATCCCCGACGACGTCTCGCGCCGAACCATGGCCGACCTCGGACGCGGCCTGGTGCTGCACCGCCGGCGGTACGGAGCGGGCGGGTTGGTCGCGCCGACCTGGTTCTCGCTGCACTTCCACGGGGAGTTGTTCCAGCTGGGGCGGCTGCAGTTCCAGCGAGCGCGGCTCGGCGGACGCGAAGGCGTCGCGCTCGCGGCCGCAGGACTGCAACTGCGACCCGGGGACCCGTGCCTCGACCTGCACATACCCGACTACGCGGGACCCCTGACCCCGGAGGCGTGCGACCGGTCGCTGGCACTGGCCCGGGAGTTCTTCGCGCTTCACTTCCCGGAGGAGCGGTACGAGGCGGCCTGCTGTCACTCCTGGCTCCTCGATCCGCAGCTGAAGCGGTATCTGCCGGCGGAGTCCAACATCGTCCGCTTCCAGGAGCGGTTCCGGATCAGCTGCGGGAACCGCGAACCGGAGGACCATCTGCCCGTGCGGTTCGTGTTCGGAGACCCTGACCTGCCGCTGGAGACACTGCCGCGCCGGACCAGCCTCGAACGGGCCGTCGGAGACCATCTGCGGGCGGGGCGCCACTGGTACAGCGGGCATGGGTGGTTCGCGTGGTGA
- a CDS encoding DUF6343 family protein: protein MILMRTGSEPTTARSALRMRLWLSVWGLIWAIAGTAAFAVADRPGWAVACGALSLIVTLDLVMILRHIRQGPHYQPGRDIPPYPPPGPHHP, encoded by the coding sequence ATGATCCTGATGCGTACCGGCAGTGAACCGACGACAGCACGCAGTGCCCTGCGGATGCGGCTCTGGTTGAGCGTATGGGGTCTGATCTGGGCGATCGCCGGAACGGCGGCCTTCGCCGTCGCCGACCGGCCCGGCTGGGCCGTCGCCTGTGGCGCGCTGTCGCTGATCGTCACCTTGGATCTGGTGATGATCCTGCGCCACATCCGCCAGGGCCCGCACTACCAGCCGGGCCGCGACATCCCGCCGTACCCGCCACCGGGCCCCCACCACCCGTAA
- a CDS encoding tetratricopeptide repeat protein translates to MPEISGSTGRTPETHVIDFRAAEQLLAASDPRGAVKLLDRVIAEHPENTAARLLRARAFFAAAQLRPAELEFTIVLEREPDNAFAHFALARTYQRQARPDQAKRHFRLAAALDPNPQYLEAARFDS, encoded by the coding sequence GTGCCCGAGATCAGCGGTTCCACCGGACGTACCCCGGAGACGCATGTCATCGACTTCCGCGCTGCCGAGCAACTCCTCGCCGCGAGCGACCCGCGGGGCGCGGTGAAACTGCTCGACCGAGTCATCGCCGAGCACCCCGAGAACACGGCTGCCCGGCTGCTGCGCGCGCGAGCCTTCTTCGCAGCCGCTCAACTGCGGCCCGCCGAGCTGGAGTTCACGATCGTCCTGGAGCGCGAGCCGGACAACGCGTTCGCGCACTTCGCCCTCGCCCGTACCTACCAGCGCCAGGCCCGCCCCGACCAGGCGAAGCGGCACTTCCGGCTCGCCGCCGCACTCGACCCGAACCCGCAGTACCTGGAAGCGGCGCGGTTCGACTCCTGA
- the coaE gene encoding dephospho-CoA kinase: protein MLKVGLTGGIGAGKSEVSRLLMECGAVLIDADRIAREVVEPGTPGLAAVVEAFGEGVLAPDGSLDRPRLGSIVFADPAKLATLNTIVHPLVGARSRELENAAAPDAVVVHDVPLLTENGLAPLYDLVVVVDAAPETQLDRLVRLRGMTQEDARARMAAQATREQRLEIADIVIDNDVPLDDLRRRVRDVWADLIHRAQRTQEPRERSEHSQE from the coding sequence ATGCTGAAAGTGGGTCTCACCGGCGGTATCGGCGCCGGCAAGAGCGAGGTGTCGCGGCTGCTCATGGAGTGCGGCGCCGTGCTGATCGACGCGGACCGGATCGCGCGCGAGGTCGTCGAACCCGGCACCCCCGGGCTCGCGGCGGTCGTCGAGGCCTTCGGCGAGGGCGTGCTCGCGCCGGACGGCAGCCTGGACCGGCCCAGGCTGGGCTCCATCGTGTTCGCGGACCCCGCGAAGCTCGCCACGCTGAACACGATCGTGCACCCCCTGGTCGGCGCCCGCTCCAGAGAGCTCGAGAACGCCGCCGCACCGGACGCCGTCGTCGTCCACGACGTCCCCCTCCTCACCGAGAACGGCCTCGCCCCGCTCTACGACCTCGTGGTCGTCGTCGACGCCGCCCCCGAGACCCAGCTCGACCGCCTCGTACGCCTGCGCGGCATGACGCAGGAGGACGCACGCGCGCGGATGGCCGCCCAGGCGACCCGCGAGCAGCGCCTGGAGATCGCGGACATCGTCATCGACAACGACGTACCCCTGGACGACCTGCGCCGACGCGTACGGGACGTATGGGCGGACCTCATACACCGGGCACAGCGGACACAGGAGCCCCGGGAGCGGTCCGAACACTCACAGGAATAG
- a CDS encoding PAC2 family protein, with amino-acid sequence MLDPQGLYAWEPKGLAVVDTALAQESAGLVMLYHFDGYIDAGETGDQIVERLLGSLPHQVVARFDHDRLVDYRARRPLLTFKRDRWTEYEEPTLDVRLVQDATGAPFLLLSGPEPDVEWERFAVAVQQIVERLGVRLSVNFHGIPMGVPHTRPVGLTPHGNRAELVPGHRSPFEEAQVPGSAESLLEYRLMQAGHDVLGVAAHVPHYIARSPYPDAALTVLEAVTAATGLVLPSVAHALRTEAHRTQTEIDRQIREGDDELVALVQGLEHQYDAAAGAETRGNMLAEPVEIPSADEIGLEFEKFLAEREGEG; translated from the coding sequence GTGCTTGATCCGCAGGGTTTGTACGCATGGGAGCCGAAGGGCCTGGCAGTCGTCGACACGGCGCTCGCCCAGGAGTCGGCGGGACTTGTCATGCTCTACCACTTCGACGGATACATCGACGCGGGTGAGACCGGCGACCAGATCGTCGAACGGCTGCTCGGCTCACTGCCCCACCAGGTCGTCGCCCGCTTCGACCACGACCGGCTGGTGGACTACCGGGCACGGCGCCCGCTGCTGACGTTCAAGCGCGACCGCTGGACCGAGTACGAGGAGCCGACGCTCGACGTGCGGCTCGTCCAGGACGCCACGGGGGCGCCCTTCCTGCTGCTGTCCGGGCCGGAGCCGGACGTGGAGTGGGAGCGCTTCGCGGTGGCCGTCCAGCAGATCGTGGAGCGGCTCGGCGTCCGCCTCTCGGTGAACTTCCACGGCATCCCCATGGGCGTACCGCACACCCGCCCGGTGGGCCTCACCCCGCACGGCAACCGCGCCGAGCTGGTCCCCGGCCACCGCAGCCCCTTCGAGGAGGCCCAGGTACCCGGCAGCGCCGAGTCACTCCTCGAATACCGCCTCATGCAGGCCGGACACGACGTGCTGGGTGTCGCCGCGCACGTGCCGCACTACATCGCCCGCTCGCCCTACCCGGACGCCGCGCTGACCGTTCTGGAGGCGGTCACGGCGGCCACCGGACTGGTCCTGCCCAGCGTCGCGCATGCCTTGCGCACGGAGGCGCACCGCACGCAGACCGAGATCGACCGGCAGATCCGGGAGGGCGACGACGAGCTCGTCGCTCTCGTACAAGGACTCGAGCACCAGTACGACGCCGCCGCGGGCGCCGAGACGCGGGGCAACATGCTCGCCGAGCCCGTCGAGATCCCGTCCGCCGACGAGATCGGGCTCGAGTTCGAGAAGTTCCTGGCGGAGCGGGAGGGCGAGGGCTGA
- the rpsA gene encoding 30S ribosomal protein S1, whose product MTSSTETTATTPQVAVNDIGNEEAFLAAIDETIKYFNDGDIVDGVIVKVDRDEVLLDIGYKTEGVIPSRELSIKHDVDPNEVVAVGDEIEALVLQKEDKEGRLILSKKRAQYERAWGTIEKIKEEDGIVTGTVIEVVKGGLILDIGLRGFLPASLVEMRRVRDLQPYVGKELEAKIIELDKNRNNVVLSRRAWLEQTQSEVRQTFLTTLQKGQVRSGVVSSIVNFGAFVDLGGVDGLVHVSELSWKHIDHPSEVVEVGQEVTVEVLDVDMDRERVSLSLKATQEDPWQQFARTHQIGQVVPGKVTKLVPFGAFVRVDEGIEGLVHISELAERHVEIPEQVVQVNDEIFVKVIDIDLERRRISLSLKQANESFGADPASVEFDPTLYGMAASYDDQGNYIYPEGFDPETNDWLEGYEKQREEWERQYAEAQTRFEQHQQQVIKSREADAAAAAEGGDTAGAAPAAGGGSYSSEGADTSGALASDEALAALREKLAGGQS is encoded by the coding sequence ATGACGAGCAGCACCGAGACCACCGCCACCACCCCGCAGGTAGCGGTCAACGACATCGGTAACGAGGAAGCCTTCCTCGCCGCGATCGACGAGACGATCAAGTACTTCAACGACGGCGACATCGTCGACGGCGTCATCGTGAAGGTCGACCGGGACGAGGTCCTGCTCGACATCGGTTACAAGACCGAAGGTGTCATCCCGAGCCGCGAACTCTCGATCAAGCACGACGTCGACCCGAACGAGGTCGTCGCCGTCGGTGACGAGATCGAGGCCCTTGTCCTCCAGAAGGAGGACAAGGAAGGCCGCCTGATCCTCTCGAAGAAGCGCGCCCAGTACGAGCGTGCCTGGGGCACCATCGAGAAGATCAAGGAAGAGGACGGCATCGTCACCGGTACCGTCATCGAGGTCGTCAAGGGTGGTCTCATCCTCGACATCGGCCTCCGCGGCTTCCTCCCGGCCTCCCTGGTCGAGATGCGCCGCGTCCGCGACCTCCAGCCCTACGTGGGCAAGGAGCTCGAGGCGAAGATCATCGAGCTGGACAAGAACCGCAACAACGTGGTCCTGTCCCGCCGTGCCTGGCTGGAGCAGACCCAGTCCGAGGTCCGCCAGACGTTCCTCACGACCCTGCAGAAGGGTCAGGTCCGCTCCGGCGTGGTCTCCTCGATCGTCAACTTCGGTGCCTTCGTGGACCTGGGTGGCGTCGACGGTCTGGTCCACGTCTCCGAGCTGTCCTGGAAGCACATCGACCACCCGTCCGAGGTGGTCGAGGTCGGCCAGGAGGTCACCGTCGAGGTCCTCGACGTCGACATGGACCGCGAGCGCGTCTCCCTGTCGCTGAAGGCGACCCAGGAAGACCCGTGGCAGCAGTTCGCCCGCACCCACCAGATCGGCCAGGTCGTGCCCGGCAAGGTCACGAAGCTGGTTCCGTTCGGTGCGTTCGTCCGCGTGGACGAGGGCATCGAGGGTCTGGTCCACATCTCCGAGCTGGCCGAGCGCCACGTGGAGATCCCGGAGCAGGTCGTCCAGGTCAACGACGAGATCTTCGTCAAGGTCATCGACATCGACCTCGAGCGTCGTCGCATCAGCCTCTCGCTGAAGCAGGCCAACGAGTCCTTCGGTGCCGACCCGGCCTCGGTCGAGTTCGACCCGACCCTGTACGGCATGGCCGCGTCCTACGACGACCAGGGCAACTACATCTACCCCGAGGGCTTCGACCCCGAGACCAACGACTGGCTCGAGGGCTACGAGAAGCAGCGTGAGGAGTGGGAGCGCCAGTACGCCGAGGCGCAGACCCGCTTCGAGCAGCACCAGCAGCAGGTCATCAAGTCCCGCGAGGCCGACGCCGCTGCGGCGGCCGAGGGTGGCGACACCGCGGGTGCGGCTCCGGCCGCGGGCGGTGGCTCGTACTCCTCCGAGGGTGCGGACACGTCCGGCGCTCTCGCGTCGGACGAGGCGCTCGCCGCGCTCCGCGAGAAGCTGGCCGGCGGCCAGAGCTGA
- a CDS encoding class I SAM-dependent methyltransferase has protein sequence MTPPGRVAPRRLRKSTTREPIIQEPDVHEAAETPEGSVSAGSAVSAEPDATRREAGVAESSRANRGWWDRNADEYQIEHGTFLGDDRFVWGPEGLDEVEAELLGPPEELKGKDVLEIGAGAAQCSRWLAAHGARPVALDLSHRQLQHALRIGGSFPLVCADAGDLPFADASFDLACSAYGALPFVADPVRVLREVRRVLRPGGRFVFSVTHPIRWAFPDEPGPEGLSVSGSYFDRTPYVEQDEAGRAVYVEHHRTIGDRVRDVVAADFRLVDLVEPEWPAWNTSEWGGWSPLRGGLIPGTAIFVCERD, from the coding sequence GTGACACCGCCGGGGCGGGTCGCGCCACGCAGGTTACGGAAGAGTACGACGAGGGAGCCGATCATCCAAGAGCCCGATGTCCACGAAGCCGCCGAGACCCCCGAGGGCAGCGTTTCCGCCGGGTCCGCCGTATCCGCCGAACCGGACGCCACCCGGCGCGAGGCAGGGGTCGCGGAGAGTTCCCGGGCCAACCGGGGCTGGTGGGACCGGAACGCGGACGAGTACCAGATCGAACACGGCACGTTCCTCGGGGACGACCGTTTCGTGTGGGGCCCGGAAGGGCTCGACGAGGTCGAGGCGGAGCTGCTCGGGCCGCCCGAGGAACTGAAGGGCAAGGACGTCCTGGAGATCGGCGCCGGTGCCGCGCAGTGCTCGCGCTGGCTGGCCGCGCACGGCGCCCGTCCGGTCGCCCTGGACCTCTCCCACCGTCAGCTGCAGCACGCCCTGCGGATCGGCGGATCATTCCCCCTGGTGTGCGCCGACGCGGGCGACCTGCCCTTCGCGGACGCCTCCTTCGACCTGGCGTGCTCGGCGTACGGGGCGCTGCCGTTCGTGGCCGACCCGGTGCGGGTGCTGCGGGAGGTGCGCCGTGTCCTGCGTCCCGGGGGCCGCTTCGTCTTCTCGGTGACCCACCCGATCCGCTGGGCGTTTCCCGACGAGCCCGGCCCGGAGGGCCTGTCCGTCTCCGGCTCGTACTTCGACCGCACGCCGTACGTCGAGCAGGACGAGGCGGGGCGTGCCGTGTACGTCGAGCACCACCGCACGATCGGCGACCGCGTCCGTGACGTCGTCGCGGCGGACTTCCGGCTCGTCGACCTGGTCGAGCCGGAGTGGCCCGCCTGGAACACCTCCGAGTGGGGCGGCTGGTCACCGCTGCGCGGGGGGCTGATCCCGGGGACGGCGATCTTCGTGT